The Schizosaccharomyces pombe strain 972h- genome assembly, chromosome: I genome contains a region encoding:
- a CDS encoding Der1 family protein: MAILPEFISQTPPVTRYIVLGTLFTTLAVNFGYVSDLKIFFNWKLFLAKGEYWRAITTFLYVGPFGLELILYLSFLLRFMSMLERSSPPPQTQSFLKTVLIVWFSLLVTSYFSYMPFAASYFSFTMLYIWSWKHPLYRISILGLFDVKAPYVPWVMVLLRWLRTGIFPLLDLISALIGHVYFFVTDFSTV; this comes from the exons atggcAATTTTGCCAGAATTTATAAGCCAAACTCCTCCGGTTACGAG ATACATCGTACTTGGAACCCTATTTACAACATTGGCAGTG AATTTTGGTTATGTATCCGATCTtaagatattttttaattggaAACTGTTTTTAGCAAAAGGGGAG TACTGGAGGGCAATAACTACATTCCTTTATGTTGGGCCTTTTGGATTAGAGTTGATTTTATATTTGTCGTTTCTACTTCGTTTCATGAGTATGTTAGAAAGATCTAGTCCGCCGCCTCAAACACAGAGCTTCTTAAAAACGGTATTGATAGTATGGTTTTCTCTTTTAGTTACCTCCTATTTTTCCTACATGCCATTTGCAGCTTCttacttttcatttaccATGTTATACATATGGTCGTGGAAACATCCACTGTACAGAATCTCGATACTAGGTCTTTTCGACGTAAAAGCACCTTATGTTCCATGGGTAATGGTATTATTGCGCTGGTTACGAACTGGGATCTTTCCACTGCTTGATTTAATTAGTGCTTTGATTGGACATGTATACTTCTTCGTTACAGATTTTTCTACAGTATGA
- the ssl3 gene encoding cohesin loading factor Ssl3 yields MTGLNETDARILVTSRHLFLWPLAETYFKNAEKVLQDCGVCDSFGRLLSTGLQCLYSVLMDTKMEPRVELLTRKRICEVLLSHTVEYADVEAILNRALIIAEQHNLTEYKFSLQLLLSRVFCRTSPKAAKVLLTRCVREAEEYAKVAEIYHSNNQSNPHRWVYEFLLATLEFQNVSQVANSIHNYANHHKHQHLQLLAMILNQSLPMDEISTDSDQISILCLVTQIAQCLRKGEILLAREILPKIHSKLESETFVWPSSYIDFFIDDTSKISIKWMSINQLYLLIYLISGFCYISDSTSGRASRFLQEGLRITGDFKHQERCVLEYLESQKWINNITKDMKYYLIATYLSRSRLSKAERILQSTEDDQTGFLGILKGMYLQKRGDLKKAEVHYRETAKNFSFRTDTFIISTLNLINILEDSAAASRCLESIEPLCNKHEKKIFKLWLLVLKVIREGPQVHQSNVLPRVIQQSSEYANTQLQYISLTELSERFGKLEHAEKMAISALELAKKSKDELWCLISGRILEDFYRSVQKYDKMRQQALENSAYSKLIEDIYSFV; encoded by the exons ATGACTGGATTGAACGAGACCGATGCAAGAATCCTCGTAACTTCGAggcatttgtttttatggCCTTTGGCAGaaacttattttaaaaatgctgAAAAGGTTCTCCAAGATTGTGGTGTTTGCGATTCTTTTGGACGTTTGCTATCTACAGGATTGCAATGCCTTTACTCTGTTCTAAtg GATACTAAAATGGAACCTCGCGTTGAACTACTGACACGAAAACGCATATGTGAAGTTTTGTTAAGCCATACCGTCGAATATGCAGATGTAGAGGCAATTTTGAATCGAGCACTAATCATTGCAGAACAACAT AACCTTACTGAGTACAAGTTTTCATTACAATTGCTATTAAGTCGTGTTTTTTGTAGAACTTCTCCAAAGGCTGCTAAGGTTCTCTTAACTAGGTGTGTACGGGAGGCAGAAGAATATGCAAAAGTTGCAGAAATATACCACTCTAACAATCAATCTAATCCTCATCGATGGGTCTATGAATTCTTACTAGCAACACTcgaatttcaaaatgtaTCTCAAGTTGCAAATAGTATACATAATTATGCAAATCATCATAAACACCAACATCTTCAGTTATTAGCAATGATATTGAATCAGTCATTGCCAATGGATGAGATCTCTACAGACTCTGATCAAATTTCCATTCTTTGTTTGGTAACTCAAATTGCACAGTGCTTGCGTAAAGGTGAGATTTTGCTCGCTCGAGAAATACTTCCCAAAATCCATTCTAAGTTAGAATCAGAGACATTCGTTTGGCCTTCTTCctatattgattttttcattgatgATACTAGCAAAATATCCATCAAATGGATGAGTATAAATCAACTATATTTGTTAATATATCTGATTTCTGGATTTTGTTACATCTCGGATAGCACATCAGGGAGAGCTAGCCGTTTTCTTCAGGAAGGACTGCGGATTACCGGAGACTTTAAACATCAAGAACGGTGTGTGCTAGAGTATTTAGAATCTCAGAAATGGATCAATAATATTACGAAAGACATGAAGTATTACCTTATTGCTACATACTTGAGCAGATCCCGTTTATCTAAGGCCGAAAGGATTTTACAGTCTACTGAAGATGATCAAACTGGCTTTCTTGGTATTTTGAAAGGGATGTATCTGCAAAAAAGAggagatttaaaaaaggctGAAGTTCATTACAGAGAAACtgctaaaaatttttcttttcggACAGACACATTTATCATATCTACCCTCAATTTGATCAATATTTTAGAAGACAGTGCTGCCGCCAGTAGATGCTTAGAGTCGATTGAACCGTTATGTAACAAacatgaaaagaaaatatttaaactATGGTTGTTAGTCCTAAAAGTTATTCGAGAAGGTCCCCAAGTGCATCAAAGTAACGTTTTGCCACGAGTTATTCAGCAATCTTCTGAATATGCAAATACCCAATTACAATATATCTCCTTGACGGAATTATCCGAGAGGTTTGGTAAACTAGAACACGCTGAAAAAATGGCAATTTCCGCTTTAGAACTAGCtaagaaaagtaaagacGAACTATGGTGTTTAATTTCAGGAAGGATTTTAGAAG ATTTCTACCGAAGTGTTCAAAAATATGACAAGATGCGTCAACAAGCCTTAGAAAATAGTGCGTATTCCAAGTTAATTGAGGATATATACAGCTTTGTTTAG
- the qtr1 gene encoding queuine tRNA-ribosyltransferase, which produces MASSFPALQFKVVARCSTTRARVTDIQLPHGLVESPVFMPVGTQASLKGVLPEQLDALGCKIMLNNTYHLGLKPGQEVLDTVGGAHRFQSWNKNILTDSGGFQMVSLLKLATITEDGVTFLSPRDGTPMLLTPEHSISLQNSIGSDIMMQLDDVVHTLTESKRMEEAMYRSIRWLDRCIQAHKRPETQNLFCIIQGGLDKRLREICCREMVKRNTPGIAVGGLSGGEEKHAFCETVYTCTSILPDNKPRYLMGVGYAEDLVVCVALGMDMFDCVYPTRTARFGNALTRKGVINLRNQKFRNDIGPLEEGCSCPCCKTELEGGWGITRAYFNSLVSKETVGANLMTIHNVHFQLQLMRDMRESIIKDEFPSFVKNFFHEWNHGDKSNYPSWAVDALRMVNIDLLA; this is translated from the exons ATGGCTTCCTCATTCCCGGCTTTACAATTCAAAGTCGTAGCTCGTTGCTCTACCACAAGAGCTCGCGTGACTGATATCCAACTTCCCCATGGACTGGTAGAATCCCCTGTATTTATGCCAGTTGGAACAC AGGCTTCACTAAAGGGTGTACTTCCTGAACAATTGGATGCTTTAGGCTGCAAAATTATGCTTAACAACACGTACCATTTGGGATTGAAGCCAGGTCAAGAGGTATTAGATACTGTGGGCGGTGCGCATCGCTTTCAGTCATggaacaaaaatatattgacGGATAGTGGTGGTTTTCAGATGGTATCTTTACTTAAACTAGCCACTATCACGGAGGATGGAGTTACGTTTTTGTCTCCAAGAGATGGTACTCCAATGCTCCTTACGCCTGAGCATTCTATTTCTCTACAAAACAGTATTGGCTCAGACATTATGATGCAATTAGACGATGTTGTTCATACACTGACTGAAAGCAAGAGAATGGAAGAAGCTATGTATCGTTCAATTCGCTGGCTAGACCGATGTATACAAGCGCATAAGCGCCCGGAAACCCAAAACTTGTTTTGTATTATTCAAGGTGGTTTGGACAAACGACTTCGAGAAATTTGTTGTCGTGAAATGGTCAAAAGAAATACTCCAGGGATTGCTGTTGGTGGATTATCTGGTGGTGAAGAAAAACACGCTTTCTGCGAGAC AGTTTATACTTGTACTTCTATACTTCCCGATAACAAGCCAAGATATCTAATGGGTGTCGGATATGCAGAAGATTTGGTAGTATGCGTCGCCCTTGGGATGGACATGTTTGACTGTGTTTATCCTACCAGAACGGCTAGGTTCGGTAATGCTTTGACACGCAAAGGTGTAATAAACTTAAGGAACCAAAAGTTTAGGAATGATATTGGACCTCTTGAAGAAGGTTGTTCCTGCCCTTGTTGTAAAACAGAACTTGAAGGTGGATGGGGAATTACTCGTGCTTATTTCAATAGTTTAGTCTCGAAGGAAACCGTCGGTGCCAACCTCATGACAATTCATAATGTCCATTTCCAGCTCCAACTTATGCGAGATATGCGGGAGTCCATTATAAAGGACGAGTTCCCTTCATTtgtcaaaaactttttccatGAATGGAACCATGGTGATAAGTCCAATTATCCTAGTTGGGCTGTTGATGCATTACGTATGGTAAATATTGATTTATTGGCATAG
- the mis6 gene encoding centromere connector protein mis6, whose amino-acid sequence MESFENKGFLDIEEGIQWIKKNSENLSSSKKTILARLQQFHKLCSEVGLNQHSISSLLDVILSKKTHFDKNHVQLLIKCLYPNELISQTIAIRIISSLDPHGLRCSYAIQAKLLNWLIHVYEFLDGNNLLCRYYGVLFHFLDFLTLRPYISNLLVLLTKHYHVKSFRIHQLLALYQKPGNTADPYLLALILTYKQHFPDVIVGSYTYRKHGSVRLDSEWIAATKAILNRQSEDVPLETWSSEKRKRQSSLIPDLITMKNTSSSYSLEELTSVQQMGLVYEKIVFPSRIAAVLKSKLFLIFLFLKNKNVYYSRLDEWLHITLNYGLALRSGSNNQEEEVLHLLYKYLLFSPKFPKSLLQYVITFFSKPNITEENYNLLTLLVTHIPITTDSSYFNSLLKEFEQFILQKNAEFCSKHLNILWLWLFRMLNLRIASMGNNHTLLEKCLLITNHATFLVSHFSWDVSLAYQLSRLFQLYYKILTKIRKQIEPNIPPKELIYVLFFQPSAFYINSMVGLLLLTKNYQERLMDSRIDAISKFTHSYLKSLSEIILLKEKRAILSFLQLWEPFKSDYSQFLPIATRIANDHPYAQRVFSLTCAPQFFSYINGYQIYLQQTNPATGSIPLKPIQEETFGAFQSNLHLSDSWEDFQKNFIIYLKKKGYLAISDFLLSTLNR is encoded by the coding sequence ATGGAAAGCTTTGAGAATAAAGGTTTTCTTGACATAGAAGAAGGTATCCAAtggattaaaaaaaattctgaaAATCTCAGCTCTTCGAAGAAAACTATTTTAGCTAGACTGCAGCAATTTCACAAACTTTGCTCCGAAGTAGGTCTAAATCAACATTCCATCAGTTCACTTTTAGATGTTAtattgtcaaaaaaaacacattttgataaaaatcaCGTACAGTTGCTAATTAAGTGCTTATATCCCAATGAGTTAATTTCACAAACAATTGCAATCCGAATTATCAGCTCTTTGGATCCGCATGGGCTACGTTGTTCTTATGCTATACAGGCAAAATTACTTAATTGGTTAATTCACGTGTACGAGTTTCTAGACGGGAACAACTTGTTATGTCGATATTATGgagttttatttcatttcctagattttttaactctTCGTCCCTACATTTCTAACCTGCTAGTTCTACTGACGAAACATTATCATGTTAAGAGTTTTCGCATTCATCAGTTACTAGCTTTATATCAAAAACCAGGAAATACAGCTGATCCATATTTACTTGCATTAATTTTGACCTATAAGCAGCATTTTCCTGATGTTATTGTTGGGTCATATACTTATCGAAAACATGGTTCTGTTAGATTGGATTCAGAATGGATTGCTGCTACCAAAGCTATTTTAAATCGCCAATCTGAAGATGTTCCGCTAGAAACTTGGTCCTCtgaaaaaaggaaaagacaATCTTCTCTTATACCAGATTTAATTACCATGAAAAATACTAGCTCGTCATATTCGCTTGAAGAACTAACATCTGTACAACAAATGGGCTTGGTTTATGAGAAAATAGTATTTCCTAGCAGAATTGCGGCCGTTCttaaaagcaaattgtttttaattttcctgtttttaaaaaataaaaatgtttattataGCAGACTGGATGAATGGCTTCACATAACATTGAATTATGGTCTTGCATTAAGGTCCGGATCAAACAatcaagaagaagaagtcTTACATCTCCTTTATAAATACCTTTTATTCAGCCCCAAGTTTCCAAAATCCTTACTTCAATATGTAATTAcgtttttttcaaaaccaaACATAACCGAAGAAAACTATAATCTACTGACCTTATTAGTTACGCACATTCCTATTACCACTGACTCCTCATATTTCAATTCACTACTGAAAGAATTTgaacaatttattttacagaAAAATGCTGAATTTTGCTCAAAGCATTTAAACATCTTATGGTTATGGCTTTTTCGAATGTTAAACTTACGAATTGCTTCCATGGGAAACAACCACACTTTGCTTGAAAAATGTCTTCTAATAACCAACCATGCTACATTTTTAGTGTCTCATTTCTCTTGGGACGTTTCTCTTGCATACCAGCTTTCACGATTATTTCAACTGTACTATAAAATCTTAActaaaataagaaaacagaTTGAACCAAATATTCCTCCTAAAGAATTAATctatgttttattttttcagcCCAGTGCTTTCTACATAAATTCAATGGTCGGATTGCTGCTTTTAACTAAGAATTATCAAGAAAGACTTATGGACTCCCGTATAGATgcaatatcaaaatttactCATTCCTATCTCAAGAGTCTTTCAGAAATTATTCTTCTTAAAGAAAAGCGTGCCATTTTGAGCTTTTTGCAGCTATGGGAACCTTTTAAATCAGATTATAGCCAATTCTTACCTATTGCAACCCGTATAGCGAATGATCATCCATATGCGCAGAGAGTCTTTTCATTAACATGTGCAcctcaatttttttcctacATCAATGGTTATCAAATCTATCTGCAACAAACAAATCCTGCCACTGGGTCTATTCCTTTGAAGCCCATTCAAGAAGAAACATTTGGAGCATTTCAAAGCAACTTACACCTGTCTGATTCATGGGAAGATTTTCAGAAAaactttattatttatttgaaaaagaaaggataTCTTGCTATTTCTGATTTTCTACTTTCAACATTAAATCGTTAG
- a CDS encoding fructose-2,6-bisphosphatase (fructose-2,6-bisphosphatase, human TIGAR ortholog), which yields MKVFLIRHGQTDQNKRGILQGSVDTNLNETGRLQAKLLAQRLLPLDIDQIFCSSMKRCRETIAPYLELKPEVPIVYTDLIRERVYGDLEGMNVVEAKKLLNANHPDHYGEGLSHLTSRLLKFWDEYVVPLQGKKKCVIVLCHGGVINVLRTHFMEEKGFTFDKSKLESKIITFNTSITEIEVTEHGTGHIHTFGDASHLESEETGKLIA from the exons ATGAAGGTGTTCTTGATTCGACATGGTCAAACCGACCAGAACAAACGCGGTATCTTA CAAGGTTCTGTAGATACAAACTTGAATGAAACGGGACGTTTACAAGCGAAGCTTTTAGCTCAACGTTTACTTCCCCTTGATATTGATCAGATATTCTGTAGCTCTATGAAGCGATGCCGGGAG acaATCGCCCCTTATCTTGAGCTTAAACCTGAGGTTCCGATAGTGTATACTGATTTAATTCGCGAG CGAGTCTATGGTGATCTTGAAG GCATGAACGTTGTAGAAGCCAAAAAACTGTTGAATGCCAACCATCCAGATCATTATGGAGAGGGTTTGTCTCATCTTACTAGTCGTCTATTGAAGTTTTGGGATGAATATGTCGTCCCTTTACAAGGCAAGAAAAAATGTGTTATTGTCCTTTGCCATGGAGGTGTTATCAATGTTTTGCGAACTCATTTTATGGAGGAAAAGGGTTTCACTTTTGACAAATCGAAACTCGAAAGCAAAATCATAACCTTTAATACCAGCATTACTGAGATTGAGGTGACTGAGCATGGGACCGGTCATATTCATACGTTCGGAGATGCCTCTCACCTTGAATCGGAAGAGACTGGCAAATTAATTGCTTAA
- the puf3 gene encoding pumilio family RNA-binding protein Puf3 encodes MFTAVNSNPNASESISGNSAFNFPSAPVSSLDTNNYGQRRPSLLSGTSPTSSFFNSSMISSNYTFPHGSNKQASLESPVSYSNPIPSLTWLSLDGDSPDSLVSTPTAPSANHHGNPFPNGKQSIKAMPSLVNLQEDSVISKFPNSLEVPFRKRSESTSSSLSGLHSDLRPLKTELYGQLNSECGARFPQTLKSPLTPIGGDSARTVSASTARTSDKFFPRHTRAHSDFWIPATSKPSRHASHSSIGDLTTITQSSISSGSGSFKPSWDGSFDSSLMAHQSYGTSPAFANGNSPTLKNDSSFFGSASVRPTVSPIGTSFRQSLPDISAFGIPKTETNPSEVVAPGTIPISVLPTSNFSAATPANPSLINQNGQEFLQQSRVLYLFHANKQRHFELSDILGNVVLFSTDQHGSRFIQQKLATATEEEREAVFQEIASTSCLQLMMDIFGNYVVQKYFEFGNEKQKQILLSQIKGHVFSLSLQMYGCRVVQKAIEYISPEHQVQLIQELDGHVLDCVCDQNGNHVIQKAIECIDTGHLQFILRALRPQIHVLSAHPYGCRVIQRAIEHCHSERKLIIEELLPHILKLTQDQYGNYVVQHILRTGSESDKKYIFDLMIDHLLFLSCHKFASNVVERCISYISDVDRRRILNKIISEKAENCSILMLMMKDKYANYVIQKLLDASPEEERDLLISYIYPHISVLKKFTYGKHLIMSVERFRQKSISAVPKLASKECK; translated from the exons ATGTTTACTGCTGTAAATTCCAATCCAAACGCATCTGAGAGCATTTCGGGAAATTCTGCATTCAATTTCCCGTCAGCACCTGTATCTTCTTTGGATACGAATAATTATGGTCAACGTCGGCCCAGTCTTTTGTCTGGCACATCACCAACTTCTTCATTCTTCAATTCCTCTATGATCAGTTCTAACTATACTTTCCCACACGGATCAAACAAACAAGCTTCCTTAGAGTCACCTGTTTCCTACTCTAACCCGATCCCGTCTTTAACTTGGCTTTCACTTGACGGGGATTCTCCCGATTCACTGGTATCTACGCCTACTGCCCCTTCGGCTAATCATCATGGTAATCCCTTCCCTAATGGTAAACAAAGTATAAAGGCGATGCCAAGTCTTGTTAATTTGCAAGAAGATTCTGTTATCTCGAAGTTTCCTAACTCACTGGAGGTCCCTTTTCGTAAGCGTTCCGAATCAACTAGCTCTTCTTTATCTGGCCTACATTCCGATTTGCGTCCTTTGAAGACAGAACTTTATGGTCAGTTGAACTCTGAGTGCGGCGCCCGATTTCCACAAACCCTAAAATCCCCATTGACGCCCATTGGTGGTGATTCTGCTCGTACAGTTTCTGCTAGCACAGCAAGAACATCTGATAAGTTTTTCCCTCGCCATACGCGCGCACATTCTGATTTTTGGATCCCAGCTACAAGTAAACCTTCAAGACATGCTTCACATTCATCAATAGGCGATTTAACTACTATTACCCAATCTTCTATTTCAAGTGGCTCAGGATCTTTTAAACCGTCTTGGGATGGCTCATTCGACTCAAGTTTGATGGCTCATCAAAGTTATGGAACTTCTCCTGCATTTGCTAATGGTAATTCACCTACTTTGAAGAATGATTCGTCATTTTTTGGATCAGCCTCTGTACGTCCTACTGTTTCTCCTATTGGTACTTCATTTAGACAAAGTTTGCCTGATATATCTGCCTTTGGTATTCCAAAAACCGAAACCAATCCTTCTGAAGTAGTTGCTCCTGGGACTATTCCTATAAGTGTATTACCAACTTCCAATTTTTCGGCAGCCACTCCAGCTAACCCTTCGTTAATTAATCAAAATGGACAGGAATTTTTGCAACAATCCAGAGTTCTGTACTTATTTCATGCAAATAAGCAGAGACATTTCGAGTTATCTGATATCCTTGGAAATGTAGTTTTGTTCAGTACCGATCAACATGGCTCAAGATTTATTCAACAAAAGCTTGCGACGGCCACTGAAGAAGAAAGGGAAGCAGTTTTTCAAGAGATTGCGTCTACTAGCTGTTTGCAATTAATGATGGATATCTTTGGTAATTATGTGGTGCAAAAGTACTTCGAATTTGGTAACGAGAAGCAGAAACAAATATTATTGTCGCAGATTAAAGGTCATGTTTTTTCCTTATCTTTGCAAATGTATGGTTGCCGAGTTGTTCAAAAAGCTATTGAATATATTTCTCCTGAGCACCAAGTTCAACTTATTCAGGAATTAGATGGTCACGTCCTAGATTGTGTATGTGACCAGAATGGAAATCATGTTATTCAAAAAGCTATCGAATGCATTGATACTGGACACTTACAGTTCATTCTTAGAGCTTTGCGCCCACAAATTCATGTCCTTTCCGCCCATCCATACGGTTGTCGAGTTATACAGCGTGCCATTGAGCATTGTCATAGTGAGcgtaaattaattatagAAGAACTGCTACCTcacattttgaaattaactCAAGACCAATATGGAAATTACGTTGTTCAACATATATTGAGAACCGGAAGCGAGAGCGACAAAAAGTACATTTTTGATCTTATGATAGATCATTTGCTATTTTTAAGTTGTCATAAGTTTGCATCTAATGTTGTAGAAAGGTGTATTTCTTACATTTCCGACGTTGATCGACGTCGaattttgaacaaaatCATCTCTGAGAAGGCTGAAAA TTGTAGTATTTTGATGTTAATGATGAAGGATAAATATGCGAACTATGtgattcaaaaattacttGATGCCTCTCCAGAGGAGGAAAGGGATCTTCTTATTTCTTACATATATCCTCATATATCtgttcttaaaaaatttacctATGGGAAGCATTTGATAATGT CGGTGGAACGTTTCCGTCAAAAATCCATTTCCGCAGTTCCCAAGCTGGCCAGCAAGGAATGCAAGTAA
- the tim10 gene encoding Tim9-Tim10 complex subunit Tim10, which translates to MSMFGIGKNNQTINPQNIAMAEQEVEMMSDIFNRLVMTCHKKCISPKYYEADLTKGESVCIDRCVSKYFEANQSLSQHMQKRGQENPTP; encoded by the exons ATGTCTATGTTTGGAATCGGAAAGAATAATCAGACCATTAATCCTCAGAACATTGCTATGGCTGAGCAAGAGGTTGAGATGATGTCTGATATCTTTAATAG ACTTGTAATGACCTGTCATAAAAAGTGCATATCTCCTAAATACTATGAAGCCGATTTAACGAAAGGAGAAAGCGTGTGTATTGACCGTTGTGTATCGAAATACTTTGAAGCAAATCAGAGTCTTTCACAGCACATGCAAAAGCGTGGTCAAGAAAATCCAACACCATGA
- the lam3 gene encoding Ragulator complex subunit Lam3 (Ragulator complex subunit, human LAMTOR3 ortholog) — translation MSVSQQLSELASKEKTVLYVADQNLEEVLCFPESTDRTTLVQLTDACLHANELAKHLEFGKPLSITNQYSRGSCVLQIAKEKKDGSGMVVSTTIAAHNALRGALKCSNALDQVISQL, via the exons ATGTCAGTTTCACAGCAATTGTCCGAGTTAGCATC aaaggaaaaaactGTTTTATACGTTGCTGATCAAAACTTAGAGGAGGTGCTTTGTTTTCCAGAATCTACAGATAGGACAACCTTGGTTCAGCTTACGGATGCTTGTCTACATGCTAATGAATTGGCTAAACATTTAGAATTTGGAAAGCCATTATCTATCACAAACCAGTACTCACGAGGTAGTTGTGTGTTGCAAATagctaaagaaaaaaaggacGGTTCTGGTATGGTAGTTTCTACGACCATTGCTGCTCATAATGCATTACGCGGAGCTCTTAAATGTAGCAATGCTTTGGATCAAGTTATTTCTCAACTTTAG
- the ies6 gene encoding Ino80 complex subunit Ies6 has product MEKNSSVDSLDISLLARPFRNPNYKAQPRRNRNLRQIIQNDPVQNEPSKFSYSSIEAPPSVLPQPKYCDVTGLLAIYTDPKTRLRYHNKEIYGLIRELPSGADQEYLKLRSSDVVLK; this is encoded by the coding sequence ATGGAAAAAAACAGTTCTGTCGATAGTTTAGACATCAGTTTACTTGCAAGGCCATTTCGAAATCCCAATTATAAAGCACAACCTAGGCGAAATCGGAATCTACGacaaattattcaaaatgacCCAGTACAAAATGAACCaagcaaattttcttaCTCATCGATAGAAGCACCGCCTAGTGTCCTCCCTCAACCGAAATATTGCGATGTTACTGGATTACTGGCTATTTACACAGATCCCAAAACTAGATTAAGATATCACAATAAGGAAATTTATGGCTTGATTCGGGAGCTTCCATCTGGAGCTGATCAAGAGTATCTTAAACTTCGCTCATCGGATGTTGTTCTgaagtaa